In Xanthomonas fragariae, the genomic window GAGTAGTCGTACACCAGGGTGGTGACCTGGTACTTCAACTTACCCTTGATGAAGCTGCCTGTCGGCACGGTGAAGCCGCCGCCAACGATGTCCTGGGTCAGGGGCTCGCGGCGATCCTTGTCGTACTTGAAATAATCGAAGATCAGGCGCTGACGGGTGCTGATGCGGAACACCCCATCGGTGCGCGGCTCCCATTCCTTGCCACCCAGTTTGAAGTCTTCATTGACCGACACGTTGTTGCCTGCAATCAGCGTGTTGCCGCGGATGGTGTTGTCGTTGTCGACGTTCATCGCACCGAGACGGATCTGGAAGCGGTCATCGGTATCTTCGGCGTGCGCAGGCGCGGCATAGGCAACGGCCAGAACGCACGGGATCGCCAGTGCGAGGAGGTGTTTCATGGGGAGCTCCAAATGCTTGGAATGGTCAGGCGGTCGAGCCTGTGCTGCGCATATTGGATAAGGTAAAGTCTTCCATAAGTGAAGGAGTTGTCGAATACCTGTCAAGGTGGTCCTAGCGATCGGACAAAACGGTCCGCATCGTCAACAGACACAGGTAGCACGCGTCGATCGCGGCAAACTAGATGTGGACGTCGGCGAGCGCGATGCGTGTCGCAATGCATCCCATCCGGTACGGTTGTCGTCGCCGGCTACCCAAAACGTCGACATCCGAATGTCGCCAAGCCATCGCTGCGCGCGCTGCGTAGATCGCAAAGATCGTGCGATGCGGCGGATTGGGCCGCGGACGAGAAACTAGCGGGGTGCGCCAAAATGCGTAAAAAGCAGGAGCCCCGGTCTCCTGGATGCGGCCAGCGGTGGTACTTTGATGTGCAGGCGTCGCGGCAGCTGATGACCTCTGCCGGTTGTCTCGCAATTTGTCCCGTTGCTATACTTCCGCGGCTCGACGAGGCGCAACTGCGCTCCCCATTCATTCACACGTAGGTAACGGTAGTGCTGAACTCCGTTGACGCGGGTCGGCGGTTGATGCTGCGCGCTGCGGTATATCCGCTTGCCGCCGTAGCCATAACCAGTCTGGGGTTGCTGTTGGTCGGTCTCCGTTACTCTGCCGGTCTGGCGTTGGCCGGATTTGCAACGGTGCTGGGCGGCTGGATTGCGGCACGTACCGCGCTAGGTGGCGGTATCCAGGCAGTGGGCACTGCCATGGTCCGGTTGATTCTAGCGATGGTGCTGAAGTGGGTATTGGTTTTCGCGGCGCTGGCGCTTGGTTTCGGCCTGTTGCGACTGCCTCCTCTGGCTTTGTTGGCGGGTATCGCCATCGGGCTGATTTTTCAGGTTCTGGCTCTGGCCAGACGTTGATTCGAACTTAAAGGGCTCCAGACACATGGCGGGCGAGGCAGCAACCCCTACCTCCTACATCCAGCATCACTTGCAGAACCTCATCTATCCGGTTCGCGATGGTGGCGGTACGTTTTGGACCATCCACGTCGATACCCTGGTCATGGCAATGTTGACGGGTCTGGTCATGGTCTTCGCGTTCTGGACGGCGACCCGCAATGCCACAGCCGGCGTGCCGGGCAAGTGGCAGGCGTTCGTGGAAATCTGCCTGGAGTTCGTCGACCGGCAGGCCAAGGACACCTATCACGGCAGCAGCAAGCTGGTGACCCCGATCGCGATCACGATCTTCTTCTGGATCCTGTTGATGAATCTCATCAAGATGGTTCCGGCAGATTTCATCGCCATCCCGCTGGGTTGGGCAGGCATCCATTCCTGGAAGCCGGTGCCCACCGCCGACGTCAATGCCACCTTGGGCATGTCGATCAGCGTGTTCTTCCTGATGATCTTCTTCTCGCTGCGCTCCAAGGGCGTAGGCGGCATGACCAAGGAATTCCTGACGGCGCCGTTCGGCAAGTGGATGCTGCCGTTCAACCTGCTTTTGAACATCGTCGAGTGGCTGAGCAAGCCGATTTCGTTGGCGATGCGACTATTCGGCAACATGTTCGGCGGCGAGATCGTCTTCCTGCTGATCTGGGTGCTGGGCGGTGCGGGCATCGCCGGCATGGTTGCTGGCGGCGTATTCGGCCTTGGCTGGATGTTGTTCCACCTACTGGTGATTCCGTTGCAGGCTTTCATTTTCATGATGCTGTCGATCGTTTATCTGAGCCTTGCCGAAGACAGTCACTGAGTTTCGCTACACCCTTCATACATACGCTTCATCCCGATTCATCCATCACCCTTAGAAACTTTCGTTCGGAGATCACCATGTACCTCGCCGTCCTGACCAACCTCGCTCAAGTCCAGAGCTCCACCGTCCTCGCCGTCGGCATCATGATCGGCCTGGCCGCGCTGGGTGCCGGCCTCGGTCTGGCCATCATGGCTGGCAAGTTCCTGGAGTCGGCCGCGCGCCAACCGGAATTGATCCCGGTGCTGCAGGTGCGCATGTTCATCACCGCCGGCCTGATCGACGCCGCGTTCATCATCAGCGTCGCTGTCGGCCTGCTGTTCGCCTTCGCCAACCCGCTGGCCCAGGTGTTCATCGAGCGTCTGTCGCAGGCTGCCGGCTGATCCAGCGGTAGCAGGATGTGGAGGCAACCGCGCGCGGTTGCCTCCACGGATGAAGGTCGGAAAGCGTCGCCATGCGGTGGCGCTTTCACCCCTAAAGAGCGATTGAGCGACCCATGGACATCACCCTTACCATCTTTGCCCAGGCGCTGGCCTTCGCCGGTCTAATCTGGATCGTCGCGACCAAGATCTGGCCGCCGCTGTTGCGGGCGATCGAAGAGCGTCAGCAAAAGATCGCTGAAGGTCTGGCTGCGGCCGATCGTAGTCAGAAGGATCTGGCGCAGGCGCATGAAAAGGTCAACGAAGTACTGAAGGACGCACGCACCAAGGCCAACGAGATCATTGATCAGGCCCATGCGCGCGCCAACCAGATCATCGAAGCGGCCAAGCATGAGGCGATTGCCGAAGCCAACCGTCAAAAGGAGCTGGCGCAGACCGAAATTGACGCGGCCGCGACCCGTGCCCGCGAGGAACTACGCAAGCAGGTCTCCGTGCTGGCAGTCAGCGGTGCCGAAAAGCTGCTCAAGCGCGAAATCGATGCCAACGCCCACAAGGCGCTGCTCGACGAGCTGGCGGCGGAGATTTAATCGATGAGTCAGGCGCTCACACTTGCCCGTCCCTACGGCCGGGCCGCGTTTGCAATCGCGCGTGAGGGCGGCAACTTCGCGCCCTGGTCCGATGCGCTGGCGTTTTCGTCGCAGGTGGCCGGCGAGCCGCGCGTGGCCGCGCTGTTGCTCAACCCGGCCTTGAGCCAGGAACAGGCAGTAGCGTTGCTGGCCCCGCCGCAGGCGGGCGAAAACTATCTGCGTTTCCTCGGCCTGCTGGCCGATGCGCAGCGGCTGTCGCTGCTGCCGGAAGTCGCAGGGCTGTACGAGCAACTGCGTGCCGACGCCGAACACGTTGTCAAGGCGACGGTGACCTCGGCAACCGCAATGAATCGGACAGAGCTCGACACGATCGCTACTGCGCTGAAGAAGCGTTTCGGCCGCGAGGTGGACATCAC contains:
- the atpB gene encoding F0F1 ATP synthase subunit A, which gives rise to MAGEAATPTSYIQHHLQNLIYPVRDGGGTFWTIHVDTLVMAMLTGLVMVFAFWTATRNATAGVPGKWQAFVEICLEFVDRQAKDTYHGSSKLVTPIAITIFFWILLMNLIKMVPADFIAIPLGWAGIHSWKPVPTADVNATLGMSISVFFLMIFFSLRSKGVGGMTKEFLTAPFGKWMLPFNLLLNIVEWLSKPISLAMRLFGNMFGGEIVFLLIWVLGGAGIAGMVAGGVFGLGWMLFHLLVIPLQAFIFMMLSIVYLSLAEDSH
- the atpE gene encoding F0F1 ATP synthase subunit C; translated protein: MYLAVLTNLAQVQSSTVLAVGIMIGLAALGAGLGLAIMAGKFLESAARQPELIPVLQVRMFITAGLIDAAFIISVAVGLLFAFANPLAQVFIERLSQAAG
- a CDS encoding F0F1 ATP synthase subunit B, with the translated sequence MDITLTIFAQALAFAGLIWIVATKIWPPLLRAIEERQQKIAEGLAAADRSQKDLAQAHEKVNEVLKDARTKANEIIDQAHARANQIIEAAKHEAIAEANRQKELAQTEIDAAATRAREELRKQVSVLAVSGAEKLLKREIDANAHKALLDELAAEI
- a CDS encoding F0F1 ATP synthase subunit delta; translated protein: MSQALTLARPYGRAAFAIAREGGNFAPWSDALAFSSQVAGEPRVAALLLNPALSQEQAVALLAPPQAGENYLRFLGLLADAQRLSLLPEVAGLYEQLRADAEHVVKATVTSATAMNRTELDTIATALKKRFGREVDITTAVDASLIGGAVIDTGDVVIDGSLKGKLARLQSSLAH